TACTTCTTCCACCAGCAGGCTCATGGCCTGCTCCGAGGTGAGTTTACCATCCGAGACGCGCACGGTAAAGCTGTACGTAGCGCCGCCCTGTTCTTCGGTTGGCGTCCAGGTGAACTCGCCCGTGCTTTCATTGATTATGGCTCCTGTAGGCGCCCAGGCCAGTGAGAAGGTGAGAGCATCGTTTTCAGGATCGGTGGCGGTGGCCTGGAACGTGTAGGCGGCCTGTTCCGGAATTTGGACGGCCGAGGTGGGCACGTTGGCCAACACGGGCGCTTCGTTTACCGGTGTCAGGGGTACGGAGATAGTAGCCGAGCTGCTTAGGGCAGGATTGCCATTATCGGTAGCCTGCACAGTTAGCACAAACGACTTGGTGGTTTCATAGTCCAGCACCGCGGCGTCGGCCACTTTCAGCACGTTCCCCTCCAGCTTAAATGCCCCGGCTTCATTGCCCGCCGTAATGCTGTAGCTCAGCTGCTGGCTGGCATCCGGGTCAGAAGCCACTATCGTACCCACGGAGGTTTCATTCGGGTGTTCTCATCCAGGGAGAAGCTCTGATCCGCTATAACAGGCGCTCCATTTACATCCGTCACGTTCACCGTTATAGTTGCCGATGCACTAAGGGCGGGGTTGCCGCTGTCGGTAGCCTGCACGGTCAGCGAGAAGGACGGAGTAGTGGCATAATCCAGCGCGGCGCTATTATTTACCTCCAGCGCATCGCCCACAATGATGAAGGCATTATTGGTGTTGCCACCCGTAATACTGTACGTCAGCAGCTGATTCGCATCGGGGTCCGTGGCCGAGAGGGTACCTACGGTAACGCCATTAGCCGTGCCTTCGGCTACGTTGAAGGTATTAGCCGTCATCACCGGTGCTTCGTTCGCATCGTTTACCGCAATGGTAAACGCTTTTTCAAAGGTGGGGCCACCAGCTTCACTGCTGGTGGCGCGCACCCGGATGGAGTAGGAGGCCTTGGACTCGAAATCAAACCCGGCTGCCGTCTGCAGGTCGCTGCCGGCTATCTGGAAAGAGGCGTTGCCCGAGTCGCCCTCCCCCGCCATCAGAGAGTAGGCGTAGGTCTGGGCCGCATTGGCCGAGGCCGTGCTGAAGCTGCCTACCACCGTGCCGGTGGGCTTATTCTCTTCCACGCTTTGGCTGCTGAGGCTGATATCCGTGGGAGCGGGACTGGTAACGGTGACCGTCAGTTCCTGCTCTCCGCTGGCAATACCATCCGAAACCATCACCTTAAATGTATGGCTGCCTACCTGCTCCAGCACGGGCGTCCAGCTGAATACCCCGGTTTCGGCGTCGATGACGGCCTTGTCCGGTACGGTGCCGGCCAGGCTAAAGCGCAGCGAACTGACGTCGGTATCGGCATCCGTAGCGGTAGCTGTGAAGCTCAGGGTAGCGAGGGCTGCTACCGACTGTGGCGCAATGGCTGCTAAGACCGGCGGCTGGTTGGCAGCCTGCACCGTGAGGGTGTAGGTGGCCTCTGCCGTGCAGTTGCCCTTGGTAGCTGTAATGGTGATAACAGCGCCCGTGGCTTCTGCGGTGGCCTTACCGCTCAGTAAACCGGTAGCGGGCTCCAGCGTGAGGCCGGCCGGCAAACCGCTGGCCACCAGATTGTAGGCTTCCGGGCTGGTGGTAATGGTCTGGCTGTAGAAAGCACCCACGGTAGCGTTGGGCAGGACCGCCCCGGCCGTTGGAGTAAATGCTACGTCGGCACAAGTGGCCTCGGCGCAATTAATGCCCATACGCTGCAGGGTAGGTGTAACCGCGGGATTCGAAGTGGCTAAATCGGCGCGGTACTGCAGGAAGCGGGAAGTGCCGCCTATAACCGTGCCGCTGCTGGCAATGGCCGTAAACGGGGTCCAGGTGCCATCCTCCGGATTGGTGGAATTCCCCTGCCGCTGGAACAGCTGCACCGTGGTGCCGGCGGGCGTATCGGCCGTCCAGGTGGCTTCCTGCCAGGTTTTGGCTGTGCTGCCATCGTAAATGCGGGAGGTAAAGCTGCCGGAGGATGCGTAAGGCGTAATGCGAATCCAATCCACACTGATGCCGGGGCTGGCCGCCATAACATCACTCACGCCCACGCGCATTGGAGTAGTAAGGGTGATGTTCTGAGTATGTGCCAACACCCCATCCACGTAGAAGTCAATGCTGGAGGCTTTCCAGTCAATGCGGTAAGTGTGCGCTGCGCCAATCAGGTTGCCCGGCAGGGCGGTAATCAGATCTTCTGTGCCGTTGTGGACCCGCGCCAATAAGCCGGTTGCCGAGGCGCCGTTCGCCCCGGTGCTGATCAGAATCCAGGGAACGGTATTAAACATCTCCGGCGCTTCATCCCCGCCAGCACCAAACCCTACGTGCTGATTATTGCCGGCATTGAACGTGGCCATGAACTCGACCGATGTGCCGGGCCCGAAGGTGGCGCTAGCGGGCTGAGTGACAAAGCGGGCCCCGTTGACGACTAGCTGCCCATCGGTGACGGCGCTGGAGCCCGGGCCATCGAAACCCCAGGAGAAACTCTGCCACTGGCTCGTGGGTGGTAAGGCCGAAAAGTCCTCGGCTACCTGGGGCTTGAGCGTCACCCCACTGGCTGTCACGGAGGTAGCTGCCCCCGCCGTGCCGGCACTGAAGCTGGCCAGCCCCTGATCCATAAAGCAGGCCGCAGCAGGTGTGGTAAAGCTTAAGGGAGCAGCCGGAGGATTAGGCAAAAGCATCGTATTGGATGCCCCATCCGTAGACCGGACCCGATAATAATAAGTAGTACCAGGAGCTAGCCCACTAATTGTAAGGCTATGGTTATTAACGAAGGCAGCATCTGATTTTGACTCGGTTAATTGATCTGGCGCGGTGCCATAATCAACCCGGGAATCCGAAGCCTCATTAGTATTCCACGTGATGATAGCACCTGGTGCCTGTTGAGTGACTGTTACCCCCGTAATTTGTGGTGGATCGGTATCCGAGCCGTAGGTAGCTATATAGTTGCCACTGTTGGCTGGGAAGAAGGCATACTGCATGCCTTTAACCATTTCAGAGGTATAAGTAACGGAGCTGCCATTTACTGTCAACCCAGTTAATTGCCCCCCTGCGGCATTAATGGGTAGCATGGCCCGCATATTCAGCGACCCTTCTGCCGTTGCAATACTAAAATTTAAGGAGTTGTTGCTCCAGGTCATCGCGCCGAAGGAGGAGTTATTCCGGCCATCCAGCCATGTCAACATCTGCCTAGCCGAGATTACCGGAACCTGTCTTTGTTTAGCCGCAGTAATAATGATATTTGACCCATTGGTGCTATTCTCTCCATTGATATCGGTGTGCATGTTAGCGGTAAACACCCCGTAAAATCCTTTGGAGCCTATGGCATTATCCAGCAGTGTATTAATGTGAGTAGAATAAGTGATTTCCGATTCATCCGTTAGCTGAGTAGCCGCCTGATATACGTCGATGAGATTCCCATTCAGATCTGCAAAACGCATGGGAATACCAGAGCCGGTGAACATGCCAGGCCGGTCCTTGACCCACGCGCCGGGCCAGTAGTAATAATTAGCATCCAAACGAATCCCATTCTCCAATTCTACGACAGGTTCAGTAGACCAATCGCTCCAAGAAATACTGTGAGTGCGGTTCGTAACCGGTGGGGTAATGCCCGGGAAATTGGCAGCTAAATCCGCTAATTGGGTACTAAAGAACCCTCTTAACGTTTCAGGCGTCCAAGTTTGGCTATTGGTATTCACGTGAAGCCCGATTTCGAAACCCTGCGCTTCATACGCCATGGCTTGGGCATTTGTAATCGGAGTATTAGGGTATATATAGGATGTACTCCGTATGGCTGTCCAATTAGCTACAGCTTCAGCCGTATTAGAAGTGCTCAAGGATATATATTGGTCAAATCTACCCTTTGTGCCGCCTACACCGTGGTCATCACCTGTCATGACTATAGCTGCCTTTAAACCTCGTGGCAGGTACCAAAAACGAGGTAAGGGTTTCTTGTGCATATTACCTTGCAGGATAATATTGGCCAGCAGGCGTTGCTGCTCATCTGCCTGAGGGATGGCTACTTTATCAAGATTCACCCAGTCAGGGAAAAACATATCATCTGAGCGAATAGGATCTGCCTGACCATCCCGTTTTTGCCCGGCCCAGGCAGGATTTCCCTGACGCGTATACACAATTGAGCGGGCCAAATCATAGGTAAAAGCAATTGCTTTTCCCCCATTTGTTCCAACATTTCTGCTGGTTACCGCTGGATTGCTGGTTGCGGTACTGGCACTGGAGTATAGGGTAGCTAGAGCAGTAGCTCCATTTAAGGCATACCCGTCAGCCGTTCCGTGGAACTGAATAGTTTCGTTAACTATACCAACACCGGGTCCACTACTCGTATTTACTAGCAGATATTGATCAGACAGAGCCCCGCCTGTGGGGGTAATACCTAGTAAAGGGGCTAGGGCGGGCGCTGGCTTGAAAGAGACCAAAGTACCGCCGGCATTCACCCAAGAGGTCAAAGAAGTGACATTGGCGTCTGTAACGGGCACTTCTCCCAGAATGATAACATCGTATGCGTCAAGTAATCCAGGATTCGCACTTATCTCTGAAATATCCTTCGCGGCAAACTCATTGAATCCCTCAGCACGCAAAATCTCTACTGCATACCTACTGAATGGATTGCTGGAGGCACTTATTACGAGGATGGGTCCACCGGGGCCATCATTAGGGTTAGCGACGGGTGGTGGTGAAGGGCGCGTGGTAAATGACCAAGTAGTGGTGGTAGCTAACCCATTGCCAGATAAATCCTTAATGCGAGGGTCAGTGCTGCCGCCTATTACTTCTACTGTGTAAGTAGTGGAATAAGCTAAAGCTGCTAACGGATTAAGGGTAGCAGTGCGGCTTGGAGCGTCATAGGTCAGAGTAGCCTGTAATGCCGTGTTCCCATCAAGCAGCCTGAAGGTCGCATTGGTTAAGGAAGAAGAGCTAATAGCTTCACTAAAGGTGACGGTGATATTATTATTAATATTAAAGTCTATCGAATTATTACTGGGCGTAATTGACGTGACCGTTGGAGGTATATCATCAGTGCCCAACGACGTATCAAATACCGCATCAACCCAATAATTACTAGTTTCAAAATTCGAACTGGGGAATGCGGGTGTAGACCCGTAATTGAATACTGCTTGAGGACCATCCTCGCCGTAAGCCAACCCCCTTAAGGGCCCATTAACTTTAGCAACATTAAAGTAGGGATTGGTAAACGAGTAAAAACCGCCACTACTATGGTAAGCAGTGATATAAGTAGTGTTGGCAGCAATTGCTACAGGGGCGGAAAAGGTAACTTCTTGCCACCCAGAAGCGGTTTCATTAGTAAAATTAGCTGTAGCCAGCAGAGCGCCGTCCCCACTATATAATTGTCCTATATGCGTACCGGTATTGCCAGTCTGCTTGTAGAACCGCACTCCAGTAATATAGCCATCAGTTTCGGCCCGAAATTTCATGCCTAGCAAAACGGGCCCCTGGCCTGCGCCACCACCAATAAGCTGTCCCGATGGGGCCTCTGATGACTGGAAGACCGTACATGGACAGGCCTGAGCGGTAGTTGTAACACTTCTGGTATCTACTGAGCTCAAATTACCAGAGTCATCGAAAGCCCGACACTGTATAGTAGCAGTGCCTTGAGTAGAAGGCGTCCAGGCAAAGCTCCAGCTAGTAGTGCCAGCCGCCAGGCGCCAGGTACCGCCGTTATCAGTGGAGACTTCCACCCCAGCCACAACCCCAGCCCCCGTATTGGCGTCCGATGCTGTGCCGGTTATGGTTACAGATTGTCCTCCTGGTAAACTAGCCCCGCTATTAGGCGAGGTGATGGTAAGGGTAGGAGCCTGAACATCGGTAGAAGCCGTTGCCGCTACCAGATCTGTTTGGCGGGAAGCTGGCTGCGTTCCCATATCAGCAAGCAGGTTAACAGTAGCTTGTTGCATGTCTGGGCTGGCAGGGTCATTGCCCCGGTCATGTTCACTATCCAGCCCCCAAGACCATTGTACCGTACCTGCGCCGAACACCAAAGCCCCGCTGCTGTGCTTATAGAGCGAAACATGGTGGGTCTTACCATTGAGTTCAGTCCGGGAAAGTATAATCCGGCCGGCGGGATAGGAGGCCCGATAGGTTTCGTTCTCCGGATTCCACTCGTATCCCACAGTATTAGGCGTGAAGGTCCGGCTCTGTCCGGCAGGAAGAGTGGCAACGCTGGTATTACGCCAAAAGCGTAAGTTTTTATAAGTGTCAGGGACTTGAAGGGCTGTATTGAAGCCTTCCCAGCTTATCTGCCCCGATAAGGCGTTTTCAGGGTCGCAAGCGCCAGAACCAGGAAACTCACATCCGCTCCGCCACAGGCCAGTCCATTCAGTACTAGGGTCACATTTTCCATTACATTGGTTTTCACCTGCGGTTCCTTCTTTATAGCAGACTAACGTGCGGTAATCGTCGGCAGAGGTGCCCAGGCCTTTTTCCCAGCGGGTTTTCCAGTATACTTCATTACCACTGAAGAAAGCTAAATGCTTGCCGGCATCGCGGGCTGCCGTTACGTTATCCCGCATGCCTTTCGACCAATATTCATCGTGGCCAACAGACATGAATACCTTGTGATTTAAAATCAGACTACCTCTCCGTTCGGTATCTATGTTGGTTGTATAGGTAACATTATAGCCGTTCTTTTCCAGAAATCGGAGCATAGGATATTCTGCATTGAATAACCAGTCCTCATTCTCACCACCGCCACCACCGGAACGAGTGTAGAAGGGCCTATTATAGCTTACCTTAGATGCCTTGAGTCCTGCAACGCCCGTATAGAGGCTCCTGCCATTGTCGTTGTCGCCGTACACATTATAGGCCTGCCAGGTGGCATCAGAAGTCTGAAATAGCAGATCAGAGGTGCTGGCATCATCCCGCACAATAAACACAATATGGCTAGCGCCGCCGTTATCTGTGCGGGCGAGCCTGGCAATATATATTCCGGAAACAGCGTCACTCGGAATCTGCCAGCTAGCCGACTCCGCCCAGTTGCCGCAGTCCAGCAGACCCGTGTTTGGGTCAGTAATGCAGAGTGGTTGGGTTTGAGCGGCAGATACCGCTACGGTGCCTTGCAGTCGCGCACCATTGCCCTGGTAATAGCCTAGCCGATAGATCTTTATGGTATAGCTGCTGGCATCGGTTTTTACCTTAAAATGGGCCAGCTCGCCTTTATTATAGCTGATATCGGTAGCAAAGCCCTGAATGGATAAATCACCCGCCCCCTGAATCTGCCATTCTGATGCGGGGTTGCCCGGCT
The Hymenobacter sp. DG25B genome window above contains:
- a CDS encoding cadherin domain-containing protein — encoded protein: MDQGLASFSAGTAGAATSVTASGVTLKPQVAEDFSALPPTSQWQSFSWGFDGPGSSAVTDGQLVVNGARFVTQPASATFGPGTSVEFMATFNAGNNQHVGFGAGGDEAPEMFNTVPWILISTGANGASATGLLARVHNGTEDLITALPGNLIGAAHTYRIDWKASSIDFYVDGVLAHTQNITLTTPMRVGVSDVMAASPGISVDWIRITPYASSGSFTSRIYDGSTAKTWQEATWTADTPAGTTVQLFQRQGNSTNPEDGTWTPFTAIASSGTVIGGTSRFLQYRADLATSNPAVTPTLQRMGINCAEATCADVAFTPTAGAVLPNATVGAFYSQTITTSPEAYNLVASGLPAGLTLEPATGLLSGKATAEATGAVITITATKGNCTAEATYTLTVQAANQPPVLAAIAPQSVAALATLSFTATATDADTDVSSLRFSLAGTVPDKAVIDAETGVFSWTPVLEQVGSHTFKVMVSDGIASGEQELTVTVTSPAPTDISLSSQSVEENKPTGTVVGSFSTASANAAQTYAYSLMAGEGDSGNASFQIAGSDLQTAAGFDFESKASYSIRVRATSSEAGGPTFEKAFTIAVNDANEAPVMTANTFNVAEGTANGVTVGTLSATDPDANQLLTYSITGGNTNNAFIIVGDALEVNNSAALDYATTPSFSLTVQATDSGNPALSASATITVNVTDVNGAPVIADQSFSLDENTRMKPPWVR